One window of Dehalococcoidia bacterium genomic DNA carries:
- a CDS encoding ABC transporter permease — translation MIPFLILITLGICALFAPWVAPYEPEKDQLRAVLASPPWYPACEEGQVSNKFQPCNTSGIALGRNQDVYFFALGADQLGRDLLSRIIYGARLSLSLAAVAISIGTVFGTSVGLIAGYYGGWVDEVIMRIVDVFSAVPFILLAIALVFILGQSFGIVAIVLALGAWAGIARLVRGQTLQVRSFDYIALARVAGASTPRLMFKHLWPAVANTVVVATTLQVGNTILSESILSFLGAGVPPPTPSWGADISNGREYLGSAWWVAFFPGIAIFLTVLSFNFIGDWLRDRWDPRLRQI, via the coding sequence CTGATCCCATTCCTGATCCTAATTACTCTGGGGATTTGCGCCTTATTTGCTCCGTGGGTCGCGCCGTATGAACCCGAAAAAGACCAGCTGAGGGCCGTGCTGGCATCACCACCCTGGTATCCCGCCTGCGAAGAAGGTCAAGTCTCCAACAAGTTCCAGCCGTGTAACACAAGCGGCATCGCTCTTGGTCGCAATCAAGATGTCTACTTCTTCGCCCTCGGCGCCGACCAGTTGGGGCGTGATCTGCTTAGCAGGATCATTTACGGGGCTCGTCTGTCGCTCAGTCTTGCCGCAGTTGCGATCAGCATCGGAACGGTCTTTGGCACTTCAGTCGGTCTCATTGCTGGATACTACGGCGGTTGGGTCGATGAAGTGATTATGAGAATAGTGGACGTGTTCAGTGCAGTGCCGTTCATTCTTCTTGCGATTGCACTTGTATTCATTCTTGGCCAGAGTTTCGGAATTGTCGCTATAGTGCTCGCGCTAGGCGCCTGGGCAGGTATAGCAAGGCTCGTTAGAGGGCAGACACTACAGGTGCGCTCCTTCGATTACATCGCACTGGCGAGAGTGGCTGGTGCTTCTACTCCCCGATTAATGTTCAAGCATCTATGGCCGGCTGTTGCAAACACTGTTGTCGTTGCGACGACCCTCCAGGTAGGCAACACAATCCTCTCGGAAAGTATTCTGTCGTTCCTGGGCGCGGGTGTTCCCCCTCCGACTCCATCGTGGGGAGCCGACATATCAAACGGCCGTGAGTATCTCGGTTCAGCCTGGTGGGTGGCGTTCTTCCCGGGAATTGCCATCTTCCTCACCGTGCTGTCGTTTAACTTCATAGGCGACTGGCTGCGCGATCGCTGGG
- a CDS encoding ABC transporter permease, with product MRTFIIRRFFFLILATLAATLIVFALSRLQGDPRAVMLNVGYVSPEQWEAWGKRFHLDKPIILQYLIWVGKGFFQGDFGESLKTGKPVMDMVRGFAPASLQLGLSATLFVLLTGIPLGMLSAVKRGTIWDVIGRTFAVFGQALPPFWLGIMLILIFSVNLDWLPSGTRGHDAASFAERLLYFPMPAITLGWLASAGLMRLVRSSMLEVLDSEFVKLARAKGVGANSVVWKHAFKNALIPPLTFSALILVGFIGGTVVTETVFAWPGLGLMTYTSIINNDFPLMTAAVLVFTIVYVFAVFLIDILYAFIDPRIRYS from the coding sequence GTGCGAACGTTCATCATAAGACGCTTTTTCTTCCTGATCCTTGCCACCTTGGCGGCAACACTGATCGTGTTCGCGTTGTCGCGCCTTCAAGGTGACCCAAGGGCTGTCATGCTGAATGTTGGTTACGTATCCCCCGAACAGTGGGAAGCGTGGGGCAAGCGCTTTCACCTGGACAAGCCCATCATACTCCAGTACCTGATATGGGTTGGAAAGGGTTTCTTCCAGGGTGATTTTGGCGAATCTCTAAAGACCGGCAAACCGGTAATGGACATGGTACGAGGCTTCGCACCTGCCAGTCTTCAGTTGGGACTCTCAGCCACCCTCTTCGTTCTTCTCACAGGGATTCCCCTCGGAATGCTCTCGGCGGTCAAGCGTGGGACAATATGGGACGTAATCGGTCGCACATTTGCCGTGTTTGGGCAAGCGCTACCTCCCTTCTGGCTGGGGATCATGTTGATCCTAATATTCAGCGTCAACCTGGATTGGCTCCCGTCTGGGACACGAGGGCACGACGCTGCCAGCTTCGCCGAACGCCTGCTCTATTTTCCCATGCCTGCTATAACCCTTGGCTGGCTGGCATCAGCTGGACTGATGCGTCTGGTCCGGTCCTCGATGCTGGAGGTGCTGGATTCAGAATTTGTGAAACTGGCCAGGGCTAAAGGTGTGGGTGCTAACTCCGTAGTCTGGAAGCACGCTTTCAAGAATGCACTAATTCCGCCACTGACCTTTTCGGCTCTGATCCTCGTCGGTTTCATTGGAGGCACTGTCGTAACGGAGACGGTATTTGCCTGGCCTGGACTGGGTCTGATGACCTATACATCCATCATTAACAATGACTTCCCGCTAATGACAGCTGCTGTCCTGGTCTTCACGATTGTGTACGTCTTCGCCGTGTTCTTAATCGACATCTTGTACGCATTCATCGACCCAAGAATCAGATATTCATGA